The Bos javanicus breed banteng chromosome 18, ARS-OSU_banteng_1.0, whole genome shotgun sequence genome has a segment encoding these proteins:
- the LOC133229892 gene encoding vomeronasal type-1 receptor 4-like translates to MSFHKDALRTTSQTALKTTYLIQIGVGSMANIILFFHNISPILLGHNRRPTPTVLAHISLANLLFLLSSGIPHIMTGFVLRNPLSSLGCKFVYYIQRVARSTALCSTCVLSTYQSFTLTPRRSEWVMLRGRAPKVTGPSCCTCWMFSLLMYIYVPVKITGPWDRYNNTDSQGKWFCSITGAATGFVYFWFISDVMFIGLMVWSSGSMVLLLHRHHQRVQYIHTPTGHHRCPPETRAAHTILMLMVTFVVFYLLNYSFVFHISASLDFRLWLLQVSNVLVSCFPTISPFLLLLRDPRTPRFCS, encoded by the coding sequence TAGGAGTTGGATCTATGGCCAATATCATCCTTTTCTTTCACAACATCTCTCCGATCTTGCTTGGCCACAACCGGAGACCCACACCCACAGTTCTTGCCCACATATCCCTAGCcaatcttttgtttcttctgtccTCTGGAATTCCCCATATAATGACAGGTTTTGTTTTGAGAAACCCTCTCTCCAGTCTTGGGTGTAAGTTTGTGTATTACATACAGAGGGTGGCTCGCAGCACCGCCCTGTGCTCCACCTGTGTCCTGAGCACCTATCAGTCCTTCACTCTCACCCCCAGGAGATCAGAGTGGGTGATGCTCAGAGGAAGGGCCCCCAAGGTCACTGGTCCTTCCTGCTGCACCTGCTGGATGTTCAGTCTCTTAATGTACATCTACGTTCCTGTGAAAATCACTGGTCCTTGGGATAGATACAACAATACTGATTCCCAAGGCAAGTGGTTCTGCTCAATTACAGGTGCTGCCACAGGCTTTGTCTACTTTTGGTTCATCTCTGATGTCATGTTTATTGGCCTCATGGTCTGGTCCAGTGGCTCCATGGTGCTTCTCCTGCACAGACACCACCAGAGGGTGCAGTATATCCACACCCCCACTGGACACCACAGATGCCCCCCAGAGACCAGAGCCGCCCACACCATCCTGATGCTCATGGTCACCTTCGTTGTCTTCTACCtgctgaattacagttttgttttccatATCAGTGCCTCTTTAGATTTTCGTCTGTGGTTGCTCCAGGTCTCTAATGTCTTGGTTTCTTGTTTCCCCACTATTTCCCCCTTCCTGCTGCTCCTGAGGGATCCTAGAACGCCTAGGTTCTGCTCTTGA